The genomic DNA CAGCTATGTTAGTAGTTGAGAAGCCTGTTGTTGTGATTGCTGAAATGAACTGAAACACAGCTTCAAAGAATGGAGCGCCTAATAATGAAAGAATTATTATCCCGATTAAAATAATTATAAGCATTGCCTGAAACTGAATATCTCTGATAAATTTCTTTATTTTTCTATAAAGCAATTCATAATGGGCGAGAAATGAAGTAGCACCGAGTATCATAAGGAGAATAATTACAAACTTTATTGGAGCAGAATATGTAGCCACGCTATCATCTCTAATTGAAAAACCACCTGTCGCAATCGCTGTCATACCATGATTTATAGCTTCCCATGCGGGCATACGAAGTAAAAAAAGTATGATTATCCCAACCACGGTATAAAAGAGATATATCAGCCATATTATTCTTGCAGTTGAAATTACACTTGGTCTTATTCTCTCCTCTCTCCCCTCGGATTTATATAGAGTAAATGCTCCGCTTCCAGGACGAAAAAGAACTACTATTGCAAGAACTATTATTCCAGCACTTCCAATCCACTGGCTGAAACTTCTCCAGAATTGAAGAATATGGGGCAATTTGCTGGGATTAGAATACATAGTTAAACCAGTTCCACTCCATCCCGCTGTCCCTTCAAAGAGAGCGGATAAGTAATCAAGTTTTAATCCGTCACTATCGGGAATTAAACAGAATGGAATAGCAGAAATCATTGACAGGATAATCCAGCATAGAGCGGC from Thermoplasmatales archaeon includes the following:
- a CDS encoding TrkH family potassium uptake protein; amino-acid sequence: MIIVGIVSFFVNIVGIIFKEIDYIKWFVLMSSIFLSVGYIFSIFGKTDYETRLRHAMITAALCWIILSMISAIPFCLIPDSDGLKLDYLSALFEGTAGWSGTGLTMYSNPSKLPHILQFWRSFSQWIGSAGIIVLAIVVLFRPGSGAFTLYKSEGREERIRPSVISTARIIWLIYLFYTVVGIIILFLLRMPAWEAINHGMTAIATGGFSIRDDSVATYSAPIKFVIILLMILGATSFLAHYELLYRKIKKFIRDIQFQAMLIIILIGIIILSLLGAPFFEAVFQFISAITTTGFSTTNIAEWQENAKFILSLAMIVGGAAGSTAGGIKLIRLVLLFKGAGWKLKKAFLPLRSAFPYKFGRYFLLKEEAMEILGEASVISFLWIFLIICSTLIVSSSTGESFINSFFEVCSAQGGVGLSVGITKISMAGIAKFMLILNMWIGRLEIIPFLVLFRSIYQVIAGRKVY